One Azospirillum sp. B510 genomic window carries:
- the ruvA gene encoding Holliday junction branch migration protein RuvA, translating into MIAKLTGIVDSTGTDWVVLDVNGVGYLLSCSNRTLSRMVVGERLSLVVETFIREERIVLHGFGDQAERDWFKLLTTIQGVGARLALSILGVLDPDQLTRAIAAQDKTALVRADGVGPKVAARILNELKDKVGNLALGPAAAAGAPAGKGAPAAVPGASPALADAVSALVNLGYGRSEAFGAVVAAGRVLGDDAGVSDLIRQGLKELSQ; encoded by the coding sequence ATGATCGCCAAGCTGACCGGCATCGTCGATTCCACCGGCACCGACTGGGTCGTGCTCGACGTCAACGGCGTCGGCTATCTGCTGTCCTGCTCCAACCGCACCCTGTCGCGCATGGTGGTGGGGGAGCGGCTGTCGCTGGTGGTCGAGACCTTCATCCGCGAGGAGCGCATCGTCCTGCACGGCTTCGGCGATCAGGCCGAGCGCGACTGGTTCAAGCTGCTGACCACCATCCAGGGCGTCGGCGCCCGGCTGGCGCTGTCGATCCTCGGCGTGCTCGATCCCGACCAGCTGACCCGCGCCATCGCCGCCCAGGACAAGACCGCGCTGGTCCGCGCCGACGGCGTCGGGCCGAAGGTGGCGGCGCGCATCCTCAACGAATTGAAGGACAAGGTCGGCAATCTGGCGCTCGGCCCCGCGGCGGCTGCGGGCGCGCCGGCCGGCAAGGGCGCCCCCGCCGCCGTTCCCGGCGCCAGCCCGGCGCTGGCCGACGCGGTGTCGGCGCTGGTCAATCTCGGCTATGGCCGGTCGGAGGCCTTCGGCGCGGTCGTCGCCGCCGGGCGCGTGCTGGGCGATGACGCCGGCGTGTCCGATCTGATCCGCCAGGGCCTCAAGGAACTGAGCCAATGA
- a CDS encoding 5-formyltetrahydrofolate cyclo-ligase, which produces MTDPEAKDAARREARARRDAIADTERPAAAAALRDRIAGLARDGHLPRGVAGGYWPLGSELDARPALLHLRHLGQPVGLPVSGPRGTALVFRDWDPDAPMAVGRYGIREPAEGRAVLRPSVLLVPLLAFDRSGHRLGYGAGYYDRTLEGLRADGAVVAVGVAFAAQEMAAVPVDRHDERLDWIVTERETLRIGE; this is translated from the coding sequence ATGACCGATCCGGAAGCCAAGGACGCCGCCCGCCGCGAGGCGCGCGCCCGGCGCGACGCCATCGCCGACACAGAGCGTCCCGCCGCCGCCGCCGCCCTGCGTGACCGCATCGCTGGGTTGGCGCGCGACGGCCATCTGCCGCGCGGCGTCGCCGGCGGATATTGGCCGCTCGGCTCCGAACTCGACGCGCGGCCGGCTTTACTCCATCTTAGGCATCTTGGTCAGCCGGTCGGGCTTCCGGTTTCGGGGCCGCGCGGCACCGCGCTGGTATTCCGCGACTGGGATCCGGACGCGCCGATGGCGGTGGGCCGCTACGGCATCCGGGAACCGGCGGAGGGGCGCGCGGTGTTGCGCCCGTCGGTCCTGCTGGTGCCGCTGCTGGCCTTCGACCGGTCCGGCCACCGGCTGGGCTATGGCGCCGGCTATTACGACCGGACGCTGGAGGGCTTGCGGGCGGATGGGGCGGTGGTCGCGGTCGGCGTGGCCTTCGCCGCGCAGGAGATGGCGGCGGTGCCGGTGGACCGCCATGACGAGCGGCTGGATTGGATCGTGACGGAGCGCGAGACGCTCCGTATCGGTGAATGA
- a CDS encoding YebC/PmpR family DNA-binding transcriptional regulator — translation MAGHSQFKNIMHRKGAQDAKRSKIFNKLAREITVAAKSGLPDPAANPRLRAAILAGRAQNMPRDRIDRAIKQGTPGGGDDANYEEVRYEGYGPGGVALIVEALTDNRNRTAAEVRSSFTKYGGSLGETNSVSFMFNRVGAIFYPAAAADADAMFEVALEAGADNVESDENGHEVTSTVENFGAVRDALEAKFGGAESARLTWRPLNTVAPSEDAAASLLKLLDVLEDNDDVQVVEGNFDISDELMQKLTA, via the coding sequence ATGGCCGGTCATTCCCAGTTCAAGAACATCATGCACCGCAAGGGCGCGCAGGACGCCAAGCGGTCGAAGATCTTCAACAAGCTCGCCCGCGAGATCACCGTGGCCGCCAAGAGCGGCCTGCCGGACCCGGCGGCCAACCCGCGCCTGCGCGCCGCCATCCTGGCCGGACGCGCGCAGAACATGCCGCGCGACCGCATCGACCGCGCCATCAAGCAGGGCACGCCCGGCGGCGGCGACGACGCGAACTACGAGGAGGTGCGGTACGAGGGCTATGGCCCCGGCGGCGTCGCCCTGATCGTCGAGGCGCTGACCGACAACCGCAACCGCACCGCCGCCGAAGTGCGCTCCAGCTTCACCAAATATGGCGGCAGCCTGGGCGAGACCAATTCGGTCAGCTTCATGTTCAACCGCGTCGGCGCCATCTTCTACCCGGCCGCCGCGGCGGATGCCGACGCGATGTTCGAGGTGGCGCTGGAAGCCGGTGCCGACAATGTCGAATCCGACGAGAACGGCCATGAGGTGACGAGCACGGTCGAGAATTTCGGCGCCGTGCGCGACGCGCTGGAGGCCAAGTTCGGCGGTGCCGAGAGCGCGCGGCTGACCTGGCGTCCGCTGAACACCGTCGCCCCCTCCGAGGATGCCGCCGCCAGCCTGCTGAAGCTGTTGGACGTGCTGGAGGACAATGACGACGTCCAGGTGGTCGAGGGCAACTTCGACATCTCCGACGAGCTGATGCAGAAGCTGACCGCGTAA
- a CDS encoding TIGR00282 family metallophosphoesterase gives MRILFFGDVVGRAGRDAVLAHMPMLREKLDPDLTVVNGENAAGGYGVTVKIAEEFFEAGIDVVTLGNHTWDQKELVATIEQQPRIVRPVNYPEGTPGRGFVLLQARGGRKVLVVNVLLRLFMEPMDDPFAAVDRVLKAHRLGAGGVDAVLIDMHGEATSEKMIMGHFCDGRASLVVGTHSHVPTADHMVLPKGTAYQSDAGMCGDYDSAIGMKKEVALAKMVRKLPTERLSPAEGEGTVCGCYVETDDRTGLAVRIEPLRIGGRLSQTLPERMQ, from the coding sequence ATGCGGATTCTGTTCTTCGGCGACGTGGTTGGCCGCGCCGGGCGCGATGCGGTGCTGGCGCACATGCCGATGCTGCGCGAAAAGCTCGACCCCGACCTGACCGTGGTGAATGGCGAGAACGCCGCCGGCGGCTATGGCGTGACCGTCAAGATCGCCGAGGAGTTCTTCGAGGCCGGCATCGACGTGGTGACGCTGGGCAACCACACATGGGACCAGAAGGAGCTGGTCGCCACCATCGAACAGCAGCCGCGCATCGTCCGCCCGGTGAATTACCCGGAGGGCACGCCCGGCCGCGGCTTCGTCCTGTTGCAGGCGCGCGGCGGGCGCAAGGTGCTGGTGGTCAATGTCCTGCTGCGCCTGTTCATGGAGCCGATGGACGATCCCTTCGCCGCGGTGGACCGTGTCTTGAAGGCGCACCGGCTGGGGGCCGGCGGGGTCGACGCCGTGCTGATCGACATGCATGGCGAGGCGACCAGCGAGAAGATGATCATGGGCCACTTCTGCGACGGCCGCGCCTCGCTGGTGGTGGGCACCCACAGCCATGTGCCGACCGCCGACCATATGGTCCTGCCGAAGGGCACCGCCTACCAGTCGGACGCCGGCATGTGCGGCGACTATGACAGCGCCATCGGCATGAAGAAGGAGGTGGCGCTGGCCAAGATGGTGCGCAAGCTGCCGACCGAACGGCTGTCCCCGGCGGAGGGCGAGGGCACCGTCTGCGGCTGCTATGTCGAGACCGACGACCGCACCGGGCTGGCCGTCCGCATCGAACCGTTGCGCATCGGCGGGCGGCTGAGCCAGACTTTGCCGGAACGGATGCAGTAG
- a CDS encoding endonuclease domain-containing protein produces the protein MDATNVEKIVWQKLRNAQLGAKFRRQEPILGFIADFVAHDHRLVIELDGGQHAEERAVHDARRTRMLEQAGFRVLRFWNTDVIDNLDGVLETIRARLDETPILRSQPSGREFP, from the coding sequence ATGGACGCGACGAATGTGGAAAAGATCGTCTGGCAGAAGCTGCGCAATGCCCAGCTCGGCGCGAAATTTCGGCGGCAGGAGCCTATCCTGGGCTTCATCGCCGACTTCGTCGCCCATGATCACCGTCTGGTCATCGAACTGGACGGCGGCCAGCATGCCGAAGAGCGCGCCGTCCATGACGCGCGGCGGACGCGCATGCTGGAGCAGGCCGGCTTCCGCGTCCTGCGCTTCTGGAACACCGACGTGATCGACAATCTGGACGGCGTGCTGGAGACGATCCGCGCGCGTCTCGATGAAACCCCCATTCTTCGCAGCCAGCCCTCGGGCCGGGAGTTCCCATGA